The sequence GAACAACCGATTGACCGCAAAACCCATATTAATACCGACAAAAAAAAGCAGATTGCCCAAGCGGCCAGTAAACTGATCAAAGATGGTGACAGTCTGGTTTTTGATGCGGGGAGTACGGTGCTGCAAATGGTGCCGCACCTGACAAAATTCAACAATATCACGGTGATGACCAACAGCCTGCATATCGTCAATGAGCTGGTTGAGTTGAATAACGATCAAACTATCCTGATGCCGGGGGGCACTTACCGTAAAGGCTCAGCCTCTTTTCATGGCAGTCTGGCGGAATCAGCATTTGATAACTTCAGCTTCGATAAGCTGTTTATCGGCGCAGATGGTGTTGATCTGAAAGCCGGTGTCACCACGTTTAACGAAGTTTATCATGTCAGCACCGCGATGTGCCGTGCCGCCAGCCGCATCATTCTGCTGGTTGACTCGTCCAAATTTGGCCGTAAAAGTCCCAATGTCGTTTGCCCATTAAGCGCCGTCGATACCCTGATTACGGATAAAGGGATTAGCCCAGAATATTTGCAGGCACTGCAAGAAATGGGCATTAACATCATTCTGGTTGATAAAAATGAGTAATCCACTGCTGACCTATGCCCGTGAAACACTGGAAATTGAGCTGACAGAGGCCCATAAGTTGCTGTCACGATTAGATGATAATTTTATTCGAGCCTGCGAACTGCTGCTGGCTTGCACCGGTAAAGCCGTGGTGTCCGGCATCGGCAAATCCGGCCATATCGGCAAAAAGATTGCCGCCTCACTGGCCAGTACTGGCACCCCGGCGTTTTTCGTTCATCCCGCCGAAGCACTGCACGGCGATTTGGGCATGATTGGCCCGCAAGATGTACTGATTTTCATCTCCTACTCTGGCCGAGCCAAAGAGCTGGATCTGATTCTGCCCTTGCTGGCGGACAGTCATATTCCGGTGATTGCCATCACTGGCGGCAAAGAGTCCCCCTTAGCGCTCAATGCGGCCTGTGTGCTGGATATTAGTGTTGAGCAGGAAGCTTGCCCGATGGGACTCGCCCCGACATCCAGCGCGGTGAATACCCTGATGATGGGGGATGCACTGGCAATGGCATTAATGCGCCATCGCGGCTTCAATGCCGAAGATTTTGCCCGCTCACATCCGGGCGGCAGCTTGGGTGCACGCTTGCTCAACCGCGTCCATCATTTGATGCGAACCGGTGATCGCCTGCCAGTGGTGAATGAGTCCGACAGTGTGATGGAGGCAATGTTAGAGCTTAGCCGTACCGGATTGGGCTTGGTGGCCGTGTGCGATCCCGATCAGCGAGTGGTGGGCGTGTTCACTGATGGCGATTTGCGCCGCTGGTTGGTCAAAGGCGGTACGCTGCAACAACCGCTGGCAGGCGCAATAACGCGGCCGGGTTACCGACTACCTGAACAGTGGCGTGCTGGCGAAGCGCTGGAAGCACTGCACCAGCATCATATCAGTGCGGCACCCGTGGTGAATTTGGACGGGAAACTGGTCGGCGCGATTAATCTGCATGACCTGCATCAGGCCGGTATTGCTTAATGATGGTGGAGGAGCAAGGTGATCACCATCCTGCTCCGCATTCATTATTCGTCGCCAAAGATTAACGCCAATTAGGATCTTGCTGTAACTGCTTTTTCAGCATGGCCTGAATAGGCTCATCAGGGCGGCCCAGCCACTGATAGGTGGCAAACTGGCTCGGGTTATCCTGCGCTTGCGGCTTGTCTTCCACCGTGACTCTCATCCCCCAAGCCTGCCAAACTTGCTTCTTATTCTGGCTAAACGCCACCCACATAAAATTATTGCTGCAATCATGGGGCTTACAAATTCGGCCCACTTTATACTGCTGCCCTTCCCACGTGATCACCTCATACGGCGCTGACGTCCCCACCCCTTTGCGCGCCCATGCGGGTAAGTTTTTCTGGCTCTTGGTCATTTTCTGCCAGCTATTTTTATAAACCGGCTGTTGCAGCAAATCCGCCATGGTCGGCAGGAGTTTCGCGGGCGCGGCCTGAGAAGGGGTCGGTACTGAATTAGGGGGTGATGGTGTACTGGTTGATTGCGCGAAGGCCCAGGAGCTGGCACTGAGTATCGCCGCTGCAACAAGACAATGGAGGGTTTGATGACCTTTCATTATCGAAATCCTTATGATCTGATTAATCTATTCGCCGGGGTATTAACCGCGATCCCAGTGCAACTGATTTGCAGGCGTCGTGTTGGTTTGCCTGTCTATGACCATCAACGGTAGAAAAAGTTGATCCATAGCACGAATTTTCATCCTAATTCCAGTTATACCACAATCGGTATGACAGCTTGAGTTAAGCTATGAACCAGATGATGATTGAGAAGGCCACGCCATGTTAACCTATGAGTTACCCGAAGCACCCGAGAAGCTGTATTACTCTGCCGGGGATGCCCATCCACTGGACAAACTTGAGACCGATAAAATCATCCAGATGGTGATCGACTTGGATGTCGCCAACTCAGACAGCGAACACTATGTCACCGGCTGGATGGGACTAAATAGTGTGGTAGTGGTGCGCAACTATCAAAATAAGCGCGGCACAGCTAACGGTTTTGTGGTGAATAAAGGCGATCGCTATCGGCTAAGTATTCAGTCGATTGAATTCCGCATCCCGAAAGCAGTTTTGTGGATGAGCTTTCGCCGCAAGCCGCGCACCATGGAGCTAATTACCTACGAAACGCTGGGTGAACAACCGAGTGGCATGCAGCAATACCGCAATATCCTTGATGAAGATCTGCTACAGCAGTTAGATGCCGATTGGCGCGAACTGAATGATTATCTGGGTGCTGCCTGTTGGCAACTGGAGAACGGCACCCCATTGTGGCAGCAAGCTCAACAGCAGATAACATCAGACGCGATCCGTCAGTTAGCTGATGCAGCCATCTTCCGCACTAAATCTTTGCAAGCCGATGGCGATTACGCTGGTTTCTGGGCTGGCGAGTACTTTTTCGCGGTCAGACAGCCCACAGCGAGCCATCCCCTGCCCGCAATCCAAATCTCTTGGCGCGAAGACGAGAAAGAGATTGGCAGCTATCAATTTGATCTGATCAATGATGAAGCCGGCGAGCCAACACTCTCACTGTGCATCCGCCCCCGTAAAGGTGCGGACAGTTATCTGCTTAACCGTTTTGATGCTCATCATCTGCAACGTGCCATCGCGATGTTTGCCATGATCCAGCGCCATTTGTTGGCGTAACCCCTGTGGCTTCAAGCACGAAGGGCATCCCCAAAGGCATTGGAACCACAGGTAGGCGGCCAGCGAAAGCATCCCGATAAGCTGACACCAGTCAGTGATTCGGGTAATTGAGCGCAGCTAACACCCCTGTGGTTTCAAGGACGAAGGGGATTACCACCATTGGTGGAAATGATGCACCGGCCCCACCCCCAGCCCCACTTCGAGGCTATCGGCCTGCTCCAATGCCCTTTGCAGATAGCCTTTGGCCGCTTCTACGGTATCACCCCAATTCGCGTGCCGTGGGCGCAATGCGGCCAGTGCCGCAGATAAGGTGCAACCAGTGCCGTGGGTATGGCGAGTGTTGACTCTGCGGGTCACAAAACGCTGCTCTCCTTGTGCTGTCAACAGCCAGTCGGGGCTATTTTCGCCAGTCAAGTGGCCCCCTTTCATCAGTACCCCCTGACAGCCTAGCGCCAGCAGCGCCCGCCCCTGCTCACACATCTCCTGTTCATCGCGGGCGAGTGGGCAATTGAGTAACGCCGCCGCTTCCGGCAAATTCGGCGTAATCAGATCAACCTGGGGTAACAGTTGTTGGCGCAGCGCAGCCACCGCCTCCGGTGCCAGTAGCGGATCGCCACTCTTCGCCACCATTACGGTATCCAGCACCACAAAGGCGATCGGATAACGGCGTAGTTGCGCGGCGACGACGGCAATAATGTCAGCATTCGCCAACATGCCTATTTTGGCGCTATCAATGTGTACATCACTCAGCACAGAATCCAGTTGAGCGGCGACAAAAGCGGGTTCGATGGGATAGACCGACTGCACGCCAGTGGTGTTTTGCGCCACCAGCGCAGTGATCACTGTGGTGCCGTAGGCTTGCAGAGCAGAAAAGGTTTTCAGGTCAGCTTGAATACCCGCGCCGCCACTGGGGTCAGTTCCGGCAATCGTGAGTGCATTAATGCGCTTCATGAATATGTCTCCATACTCATATCCGTAAGCGATAGTGCCAATAGCGAGGGTTTCACCGTGGCAACAGCAGAAAAAGCGGCAGGTTGAACGAACATATTCCTCCTAACCGGCGGTCAAGAAGGCGGAACCCTGCGGTGCCGAGACTTCCCTACGCTGGCATAATCCAGATCAGGTAATACGGGTAAAATCTCAGCCAAACCACTTTTAGTGGCGGGCACCCCGAGTCAGAATTGTTATTATCATTGGCAAGTGATAGAAGATCAATGATGCATTCGCAAAACCAATAAGTAAGACAACAATAGCCTCCTGTGCTGGAGAGATAACCGGAGAATGAGTATCGAGATTCGTCTGTATCAAGAGAGTGACC comes from Yersinia mollaretii ATCC 43969 and encodes:
- the srlR gene encoding glucitol operon DNA-binding transcriptional repressor SrlR, which produces MKPKQRQVAILEYLQQHGKTAVDELADHFSTTGTTIRKDLTSLEKEGAVIRTYGGVVLNRDDVEQPIDRKTHINTDKKKQIAQAASKLIKDGDSLVFDAGSTVLQMVPHLTKFNNITVMTNSLHIVNELVELNNDQTILMPGGTYRKGSASFHGSLAESAFDNFSFDKLFIGADGVDLKAGVTTFNEVYHVSTAMCRAASRIILLVDSSKFGRKSPNVVCPLSAVDTLITDKGISPEYLQALQEMGINIILVDKNE
- the gutQ gene encoding arabinose-5-phosphate isomerase GutQ, with product MSNPLLTYARETLEIELTEAHKLLSRLDDNFIRACELLLACTGKAVVSGIGKSGHIGKKIAASLASTGTPAFFVHPAEALHGDLGMIGPQDVLIFISYSGRAKELDLILPLLADSHIPVIAITGGKESPLALNAACVLDISVEQEACPMGLAPTSSAVNTLMMGDALAMALMRHRGFNAEDFARSHPGGSLGARLLNRVHHLMRTGDRLPVVNESDSVMEAMLELSRTGLGLVAVCDPDQRVVGVFTDGDLRRWLVKGGTLQQPLAGAITRPGYRLPEQWRAGEALEALHQHHISAAPVVNLDGKLVGAINLHDLHQAGIA
- a CDS encoding inhibitor of vertebrate lysozyme family protein; the protein is MKGHQTLHCLVAAAILSASSWAFAQSTSTPSPPNSVPTPSQAAPAKLLPTMADLLQQPVYKNSWQKMTKSQKNLPAWARKGVGTSAPYEVITWEGQQYKVGRICKPHDCSNNFMWVAFSQNKKQVWQAWGMRVTVEDKPQAQDNPSQFATYQWLGRPDEPIQAMLKKQLQQDPNWR
- the thiD gene encoding bifunctional hydroxymethylpyrimidine kinase/phosphomethylpyrimidine kinase, producing the protein MKRINALTIAGTDPSGGAGIQADLKTFSALQAYGTTVITALVAQNTTGVQSVYPIEPAFVAAQLDSVLSDVHIDSAKIGMLANADIIAVVAAQLRRYPIAFVVLDTVMVAKSGDPLLAPEAVAALRQQLLPQVDLITPNLPEAAALLNCPLARDEQEMCEQGRALLALGCQGVLMKGGHLTGENSPDWLLTAQGEQRFVTRRVNTRHTHGTGCTLSAALAALRPRHANWGDTVEAAKGYLQRALEQADSLEVGLGVGPVHHFHQWW